A single window of Archangium gephyra DNA harbors:
- a CDS encoding S1 RNA-binding domain-containing protein, whose translation MSDEKNGSVGSGGGGGPGGFGPKKPKATFGDVMLGIPAGRGGEREERGGRDRGSDRPRGEKGGEQREARPAKPEGEAGAQPQQGAPREGAPREDRRPRGDRGGERGGRGGDRGGKGGGERRAQGPMVVVKRASGAVETRGPVTPAPSSTAPVEPAEASAPAETAAPAASVTPAPKAPPAPAPSAALYEEVPESQSFAEMFEAQQKDGGVPGRRAVRIGEKVSGTIFQLGADTAFVTLSNAKSEAMIELRELKDDEGVLRYGVGDTIEAHVIEAGARGILLSRALAKGSANMAMLAEARASGMPVEGMVLSVNKGGVEVAIGDVRAFCPISQLDIRFVEKPDAFIGEKLTFRVTEVRDRNVVLSRRSLLEDEQRKLAAKTRETLAEGKVVKGKVTGVRDFGAFVDLGGVEGMIPVSEMSYMRVAHPSDVVKQGDEVEVEILRMEAAQPNSPDKAKQKERITLSMRARQEDPFKTALAELKEGDRLQGKVVRLQPFGAFVELRPGVDGLVHISALSERRIAHPRDVVQVGESIWVQVEKIEPSDKRIGLRRITEEEAQRPAEERPAAAAAQQEKKPAEPAAPRPKVGQVVVGKVDRIEPYGVFLVFPGGKGLIPASETGTERGTDLRKKFSLGQELKVALVDIDASGKIRLSITAAERAEERAEVEAWTKSQQPVGGGKKGFGTFADLLKKSGK comes from the coding sequence GTGAGCGACGAGAAGAACGGTTCCGTTGGTTCTGGTGGCGGTGGCGGTCCTGGGGGCTTCGGCCCCAAGAAGCCCAAGGCCACCTTTGGCGACGTGATGCTCGGCATCCCGGCGGGCCGTGGCGGCGAGCGCGAGGAGCGCGGCGGCCGGGACCGCGGGTCGGATCGCCCGCGCGGCGAGAAGGGTGGCGAGCAGCGTGAGGCCCGTCCGGCGAAGCCGGAGGGCGAGGCGGGTGCCCAGCCGCAGCAGGGTGCTCCGCGCGAGGGCGCGCCGCGTGAGGATCGCCGTCCGCGGGGTGACCGTGGCGGTGAGCGCGGTGGCCGTGGCGGCGACCGGGGTGGCAAGGGTGGCGGCGAGCGCCGTGCCCAGGGCCCCATGGTGGTCGTCAAGCGCGCCTCGGGTGCGGTGGAGACGCGGGGCCCGGTGACCCCGGCGCCGTCGTCGACCGCTCCGGTCGAGCCCGCCGAGGCTTCGGCCCCGGCCGAGACGGCCGCTCCGGCGGCGTCCGTGACTCCGGCCCCCAAGGCTCCTCCCGCGCCGGCTCCCAGCGCCGCGCTGTACGAGGAGGTCCCCGAGTCCCAGTCCTTCGCCGAGATGTTCGAGGCGCAGCAGAAGGACGGCGGCGTCCCGGGCCGGCGCGCGGTGCGCATCGGCGAGAAGGTGTCGGGCACGATCTTCCAGCTCGGCGCGGACACGGCCTTCGTGACGCTGTCCAACGCCAAGAGCGAGGCGATGATCGAGCTGCGCGAGCTCAAGGACGACGAGGGCGTGCTGCGCTACGGCGTGGGTGACACCATCGAGGCGCACGTCATCGAGGCGGGCGCCCGGGGCATCCTGCTCAGCCGCGCGCTGGCCAAGGGCAGCGCCAACATGGCCATGCTCGCCGAGGCCCGCGCCTCCGGCATGCCCGTGGAGGGCATGGTCCTCTCCGTCAACAAGGGTGGCGTCGAGGTCGCGATCGGCGACGTGCGCGCCTTCTGCCCCATCAGCCAGCTGGACATCCGCTTCGTGGAGAAGCCGGACGCGTTCATCGGCGAGAAGCTCACCTTCCGCGTCACCGAGGTGCGCGACCGCAACGTGGTGCTCTCGCGCCGCTCGCTGCTCGAGGACGAGCAGCGCAAGCTCGCCGCCAAGACGCGCGAGACGCTCGCCGAGGGCAAGGTGGTCAAGGGCAAGGTCACCGGCGTGCGTGACTTCGGCGCCTTCGTGGACCTGGGCGGAGTCGAGGGCATGATCCCCGTCTCCGAGATGTCCTACATGCGCGTGGCCCACCCGAGCGACGTGGTGAAGCAGGGTGACGAGGTCGAGGTGGAGATCCTCCGCATGGAGGCCGCCCAGCCCAACTCGCCCGACAAGGCCAAGCAGAAGGAGCGGATCACCCTCTCCATGCGCGCCCGCCAGGAGGATCCCTTCAAGACGGCGCTCGCGGAGCTCAAGGAGGGCGACCGGCTGCAGGGCAAGGTGGTGCGGCTGCAGCCCTTCGGCGCCTTCGTGGAGCTGCGTCCGGGCGTGGACGGCCTGGTGCACATCTCCGCGCTGTCCGAGCGCCGCATCGCGCACCCGCGCGACGTGGTGCAGGTGGGCGAGTCCATCTGGGTGCAGGTGGAGAAGATCGAGCCCAGCGACAAGCGCATCGGCCTGCGCCGGATCACCGAGGAGGAGGCCCAGCGCCCCGCCGAGGAGCGTCCGGCCGCCGCCGCCGCCCAGCAGGAGAAGAAGCCCGCCGAGCCCGCGGCGCCTCGCCCGAAGGTGGGCCAGGTGGTGGTGGGCAAGGTGGACCGCATCGAGCCCTACGGCGTGTTCCTCGTGTTCCCCGGCGGCAAGGGTCTCATTCCCGCCTCCGAGACGGGCACCGAGCGCGGCACGGACCTGCGCAAGAAGTTCTCGCTCGGCCAGGAGCTGAAGGTGGCCCTCGTGGACATCGACGCCTCCGGGAAGATCCGCCTCTCCATCACCGCCGCCGAGCGGGCCGAGGAGCGCGCGGAGGTCGAGGCGTGGACGAAGAGCCAGCAGCCCGTGGGCGGCGGCAAGAAGGGATTCGGCACGTTCGCCGATCTGTTGAAGAAGTCGGGCAAGTAA